GCCCAAAAACTCCGTTGCGCCGAGCTTCTCGCGCAGCGGAAACCAGATCGTCTCGGTTGCCGCCTCGCCCGATCCGGCCCAGGAGGCGCGCGCCTTCTCGCGCTGGCGGTTCATTGCATCGGTGAACGATGCCTGGTCGACGCTGATGCCGCGCGACTTCAACGCGTCCTGTGTCAAATCCAGCGGGAAGCCGTAGGTGTCGTACAGCGTGAACGCGGTGTCGCCGTCGAACATGTCGCCCTTCTTGAGGCCGGCGCTCTTCTCGTCGAGGATCGACAGGCCCCGCACCAGCGTCTTGCGGAAGCGGGTCTCTTCGAGCTGCAGCGTCTCCTCGATCAGCTTCTCCGCGCGCACCAGGTCCGGATAGGCCTGGCCCATCTCGCGGACCAGCGCCCAGACCAGGCGATGCATCAGCGGCTCGCTCGCGCCGAGCAGCTGCGCATGGCGCATCGCGCGGCGCATGATCCGGCGCAGCACGTAGCCGCGGCCCTCGTTCGAGGGCAGCACGCCGTCGGCGATCAGGAACGCCGACGAACGCAGATGGTCGGCGATCACCCGGTACGACGCGACGTTCTGCGCGTTCGGCCCATGACCGAGCGCCGAGGAAGCCGCATCGATCAGATGGCGGAACAGATCGGTCTCGAACACGCTCTCGACGCCCTGCAGGATGCAGGCCATACGCTCCAGGCCCATGCCGGTGTCGATCGAGGGACGCGGCAGCGCCACGCGCTCCTCCTTCGTCACCTGCTCGTACTGCATGAACACCAGGTTCCAGAATTCGAGGAACCGATCGCCATCCTCTTCCGGGCTGCCGGGAGGTCCGCCCCAGATGTGCTCGCCGCGATCGATGAAGATCTCGGAGCACGGACCGCACGGGCCGGTGTCGCCCATCGCCCAGAAATTGTCCGAGGTCGGGATGCGGATGATGCGATCGTCCGAGAAGCCCGCGATCTTCTTCCAGTAGCCGGCCGCCTCGTCGTCGGTGTGGTAGACGGTGACGAGCAGCTTGTCCTTCTTCAGCCCGAAATCCCTGGTAATCAGATTCCAGGCGAGCTCGATCGCGCGTTCCTTGAAGTAGTCGCCGAACGAGAAGTTGCCGAGCATCTCGAAGAAGGTGAGATGGCGCGCGGTGTAGCCGACATTGTCGAGGTCGTTGTGCTTGCCGCCGGCGCGGACGCATTTCTGCGAGGTCGTGGCGCGCTGATAGCCGCGCTTCTCGACGCCGGTGAAGACGTTCTTGAACTGCACCATGCCGGCATTGGTGAACATCAGGGTCGGGTCGTTGCGCGGCACCAGAGGCGACGACGCCACGATCTCGTGGCCGTTCTCCTTGAAGAAGTTCAGAAAT
The window above is part of the Bradyrhizobium sp. PSBB068 genome. Proteins encoded here:
- the alaS gene encoding alanine--tRNA ligase, which codes for MSSVNDIRSTFLNFFKENGHEIVASSPLVPRNDPTLMFTNAGMVQFKNVFTGVEKRGYQRATTSQKCVRAGGKHNDLDNVGYTARHLTFFEMLGNFSFGDYFKERAIELAWNLITRDFGLKKDKLLVTVYHTDDEAAGYWKKIAGFSDDRIIRIPTSDNFWAMGDTGPCGPCSEIFIDRGEHIWGGPPGSPEEDGDRFLEFWNLVFMQYEQVTKEERVALPRPSIDTGMGLERMACILQGVESVFETDLFRHLIDAASSALGHGPNAQNVASYRVIADHLRSSAFLIADGVLPSNEGRGYVLRRIMRRAMRHAQLLGASEPLMHRLVWALVREMGQAYPDLVRAEKLIEETLQLEETRFRKTLVRGLSILDEKSAGLKKGDMFDGDTAFTLYDTYGFPLDLTQDALKSRGISVDQASFTDAMNRQREKARASWAGSGEAATETIWFPLREKLGATEFLGYETESAEGAVTALVKDGAEVDSLKAGESGAIVLNQTPFYAESGGQVGDIGVLTGEGVKFRVTDMQKKAGDLFVHVGTVEQGTLKAGTALQLEVDHARRSSIRANHSATHLLHEALRQVLGDHIAQRGSLVAPDRLRFDFVHPKPITPEELARVEDIANDVVLENDEVTTRVMAVDDAREAGARALFGEKYGDEVRVVSMGKSAREHGQNALGWSVELCGGTHVRRTGDIGLISVTSESAVASGVRRIEALTGRHARKHANDTMALAKTAAAELRTTIEDVPARITALMEERKKLERDLSDARKKLAMGGGGASNGAASAVREVGNVKLLARAVEGVETKDLKSLVDDGKKQIGSGVVAIVGVTEDGKAGIVVGVTADLTSRFNAVELVRKGSEVLGGKGGGGRPDMAQAGGPDGAKADAALSAIEQAMAGA